The Bremerella cremea region ATCCCCCTTTGATCATATTGGGAATGATCACAACCCCTTCAGCCCGAGCCAAAAGCGCATGAGGAATTCCTTTGGCCGGAATGGCCATAATTTCGTTGAGCACTTCCGTCGATTGCTGTACGACCATGTCTTCGCGGCTCACTTGAGCGAAGACCGAATGAGCACTTAAGAGCGCTAGGATAATCGCCGCGAGAGCAACCGATGATTGGGATGTCGTCTTCATGAATTTCCTCCGTGAACATGGGGCCGCCGCTAGCACTGCTGGCAGAGATGCGACAGCCATGGTTTGCCTAATGTATCCCAACCGAGGAGAACCACAAACCTCGATTTCTTCTCGATCCGCTTGAACAATGTGCCCTTCGTTCCTACGGGTCCCGAGATCTATTCGTTCAGCTACGTGCCTACGGGGCAGCTTGGTTGGTCAGAATCTTCTTCAACTTCTCTTCAACCCCGGGGATAACCTTCGCCGCGTTGCCGTGATAGATCTTTTTCAGCACGTCGTCAGGCAACTTGATGCCATAGACGTACCACAACCCTTGCGGAGGCGGGACTTTTTCGGAGTAAGGGAAGTATTCGTCGAAGGTCTCGAAGAATCGCCAATAGTAATGCAATCTCTGCTCCGGCCAGGGGCCGTCGGTACCGAATAGGATTCGATCTTGATACTTCAAGAAAAACTCGCGCGCAGTATAAGGTTGCCGCCCCAATTCCGAGATACGAGAAGCAGGCTCGATGTATAAATTCGGGTACTTCTCTAACCACTCTGCCACTTGCCCCAAATCTTCCGAGTTGTTGGCAAAGTGCGCTCCGATGAAGGTCGTTTCTGGATGACGCTCGATCACCCGGTTACGCGCGGCCAGCAATTCCTCACGCGAGGGGAACTGATCGCCATAGAAACTCCAATCGGGGTGCCGCGAAAGTTCTTCCCAGCGTTCGTTCGTCTTGTCGATCGGTTCAAAGAACGCGGCTGGATCGGCCGTATGAATGATGACCGGCAATCCCAGCTCTCCACAGGCTTTCCAAATCGGGTCCCAACGTGGGTCATCGATCTTCAGTAGCGAACCGTCTGCGTCTTTATAGCCCAGGCCAAATTGTTTGAATAGTTTCAGCCCACTGGCCCCCTTCTTTTTCGCTTCGGCCAGTTCCAAAGTCATGCGCCGGGCAAAGTCTGGTCGCTGACAGGCCCATGTTTCTGGTTTCTCAGGGTCGCCGTCTCCTTGCCAATCGATATTCGCATAAATCAGAAATCGATCCGGGTACTTCGTCCACAGGTATTTCGCATGCTCGTCGAAGTCGGCCCCTAATTTTCCATCGAGGCTGACGCAAATCGCGATATTGTTGCGATCCATCACTTCGACAAAGTCGTCTAGCTGTTCAGGCGAATGCCTGAGGCGATAACGAAAGTGCGTATGATCGTCGACCACCGGAAATTTGGCGTGAGTCAAATTGGTCTCACGAACCTTTAACGTCGCTTTGGGTCGAAACTCTCCGATAGCCAATGGGCGGCCATTTTCGCCATCCAAAGGTTCTGCGGGGGATTCAGCCTGAGCCCAAACCAAACCAGACAAGCCGCTCAACCAAAGTAGGGTAAGTACCGGCGTAAGTGTTTTATGTAAAAAATGGGGCATGAAATCTTCCTTAAAATATCAACTTACGCTCCCCACGATGGGTAAACTTCGATGGGGACCGGTGTCTTCTTTAGCTGCTAGTACCGCGTGTCATGATTGGTCCACTCGGCAAATGACCGTAAAATGTTGCAATCACTTCTTCCCTCCCTTTCCACGATGCCATGAGCCTGGACGAAACGCAAAAACAAACGCCAGGGCAGCTTAGTGCCGCCAAGCACCTAAGCCGGCCCAAGGGGAATCCTCCCTGCGAAATCCCAGGCTACGATCTCGACTCGTTACTCGGACGTGGCGCCTATGGCGAGGTTTGGGTCGCGACGGCCCAAAACACAGGGCGCCGTGTCGCCATCAAAATCTACCATCATCGCGGGGCATTGGACGAAAGCTTCGTCGCCGCCGAGGTCGAGAAACTGGTCTTTCTTTCCGCAGATCGCTATGTCGTTCAATTGCTGGAAGTGGGATGGAACGCGGAACCTCCTTATTATGTCATGGAGTACCTGCCCAACGGATCGCTCGAAGACCGCCTCCGTCGTGGTGGTGCGATGCAGGTGGACGACGCAATCGAGATCTTTCGAGATGTCGTGATTGGCCTGCTTCACGCCCATGGGAAGGGAATTTTCCACTGTGACTTGAAGCCTGCTAACATTCTACTCGACCAGGACGGGAAGGCTCGTATTGCCGACTTTGGCCAGTCGCGGCTTTCCCACGACCAACGCCCTGCCCTGGGAACGCTGTTCTTCATGGCTCCGGAACAAGCAGACGTAGAAGCGACTCCTGATGTCCGCTGGGACGTCTATGCCCTGGGGGCTCTGCTTTATACGATGCTCGTGGGTGAGCCTCCGTTTCGCTCTTCTTCGAGTGTCGGAGAAATTGATTCTTCCAATGGCCTGCGCGATCGTTTGCAAAAATACCGCGAACTGATCACGGCTTCACCTCCTCCAGATGCCCATAAAAAGATTCGTGGAGTCGATCGCGAGCTGATTCAGATTGTCGACCGGGCGATTTCCGCCGATCCTCGCCACCGCTACCACAACGTTCAAGAGGTGCTTGACGCCCTGAACGAACGGGACCGCATGAGGTATCGTCGCCCCCTCATTCTACTGGGAGTATTAGGGCCAGCCATCCTGCTCATGATTGGGCTTTTCTTTGCTTGGACCAACTACGAGTTTGCGATGAAAGCCTCGGAGAAAGCAATGGTCTCCAAAGCACACGAGAGCAATCAATTCGCAGCGGAGTTGGCTGCTACGAATGTTTCTCATGCGATCAATGCCCGCTTTGAAGATGTGGAACGCCTAGCCAAGGACAAAGAATTTCAGCAACTCTTTCTCAGTACAATTCACGACCCCGAACTGGAACCGCTTCTGGAAAAGCTGCACGCCGTACGCGCAACCGGTAAGAATCAATCTCCAGACCGAGTTCAATTCCAGCAACATCCAGCTCGCCAAGCTCTGCAGCAGCGGATCATGGATCAGTTCAACCTTCCTTCGCAAGCCAACACTTCCAGTTGGTTTGTCATTGATTCGCATGGTATTCAGCTTGCCTCTTCCTACGATGCCAATCTGGCCATGACGCCGATTGGTGGCTATTTCGGTTACCGCACCTATTTTCATGGCGGAAGCGAAGACCTTTCGCCAACCGCCCCGACACCACCTCCGATCGAATCAACTCATCTTTCTGCGGTGTTTCGCAGTACGGCTTCTGGAACTTGGAAGGTCGCGATGTCGACTCCTATTCGGCACGAAGGAAAGATCATCGGGGTCGTTGCGATGTCGGTGGATGTCGGCAAGTTCACCGGCCTGGAACCTGCCGAGCACCAGTTCGCAATTTTGGTTGATGGCCGTGACGCCCCCACGCATGGCGTGATCCTGCAGCATCCGCTTTTCGATAAATTGCTTGAAAACCACGAAATGGTACCGCTGCGATTTTCAGAAGATCCTCAATTCCGCGTACAACTTTCACAATTCGAAACCGGGACCCCAGTGGTCGGTAAAGACCCGATTGGCAGAGACGAACTCGGTGCTGCCTACGATCGAGATTGGATTTTTGCGGCACAAGGAGTCTCGATGCCAACCCGCCCTGGTCCCGCTGCCCCGCAGCAAGACTCGACCGGCTTAGTGGTCGTCGTACAAGAGGAACATGCCTTCGCGGTGAAGCCGATTTTCGAGCTTGGTTCACAACTTTCACGGCAAGGTATCTTGGCCGCAATATTGATTATTGTGGTTGTCTTGACGTTATGGTACTTCGTGGTGCGAGCGTTACGCCGTGTTCCTGTGGGGGCTCATGCCACAGGGGATACCAGCAGCATCATTCCTCCCCACGAGCAAACGACGATCGCTCTGCCGGTGCGGAACACTACCCCCAAATAAGAAGGCCCAATGGCTGAACTTTTTGCCCGCGATACTCTTTCTTCTCAGCGTTGGCGCCGCCGCTTGGTGCCGAACCAGCCGTTTATTATTGGCCGAACCACCCTCGCCTTCCCGGTGGCCTGGGACAAACAGGTTTCCTCCAAACATGCTCAACTGACCTGGAATGGCGCCCAGTTAGAAGTTCGCCAATTTCAGGAAGCGGTAAATCCCATCTTCTTCAATTCGCAACCAGAGTCGACGTTTTGGCTCAAACCGGGACAACACTTCGTAATTGGGCACACTGAATTCTTACTGGAGAACACCGAGCCAAGTTTTCCCCTCCCCCATCGCAGCCCCAAAACAGAAGTCACCATTCACCCTAACGAGATCCGCAAGGCTGCGTTTCGCAAGACACCGGGTCGAATCGAATTACTGACCGAGATGGTCTCGAAGATGACTTCGTGCAACGACCATGAACAACTGGTGACAATCACGCTGCAACAACTGCTGGAAGGGATCACGCATAGCAACGATGTCGTCTTGCTGGAACAGCGTACTCGTAAAGATAAAACTCGCTTTGTTCCGATCGCTTGGGATAGCCGAGACGGGCTTTCCACCCCAGGTGGTTCCAGCCAAAGCCTGATCGAACATGCCACCCAGTCCGAAATGTGCGTACTGCATGTGTGGTCGAACGACCCGATGCCAAGCGGAAGCGACTACACCCAGGTTGCCGGGCATGACTGGGCGATGTGCATTCCTCTCAAGTTTCAATTGAACAAATCTGGCGCGCTCTACCTATCTGGCCGCCGCGCCCAATTAAAAGGAAACCTGACCGAGGTTGAACTTCTGCAAGACGATATCAAGTTTGCGGAACTCGTGGGCTCGACGTTTGCCAACCTTTCTCGCAATTTAGCCCTGGAACGCCGCCAATCGCAGTTAAATCAGTTCTTCACCCCTGGCCTGCTCGAAGGCATTTCCTCTGACTTGGAAAGCTATCTGTCGCCACGGGAAGCGGACCTTGTGATTCTCTTTTGCGATCTACGTGGTTTCTCGGCAGCCACAGAAGAACACTTCGACCGGCTGATACCTTATCTCCAGCAAACGAGCGAAACGCTCTCGACAATCACCTCGGCCATCTTGGCGGAACAAGGGGTGATAGGCGACTTTCACGGCGATGCTGTCATGGGATTCTGGGGTTGGCCCAAAGATACTTTGCAGCAGCCACTCGGCGCGCTCAACGCCGCGCAGAAAATTATCCGCACCCTCGCAGGCACCGATTTCCTCTGCTGTGAAAAGCCCCCGCAAGCCGGTATCGGCATCGCGGCTGGCCGCGCGGTAGCAGGCATGATTGGCAGCCGCGACCAAGTCAAAGTCACCGCGTTCGGGCCACCAGTGAATTTGGCAGCAAGGATCGAAGGCTTGACCAAACCACTCGGCGTTCCCCTTCTGCTGGACGAGGCCGCCAAGCAGTTTCTGCAGAACGATCCTTCCATCCCAGCCGACCACTTCGTCCGGCTTGGCAACTTTCGTCTGGCAGGTCTCAAAAACCCTACGCAAATCTACACGGTTCAGCCAGACAAGCTGGCTTGGTTGTCCGAATACATGCAAGCACTCGCATGCTTCGAGGCTGGGCAATGGGCACAAGCGATCGAACTGCT contains the following coding sequences:
- a CDS encoding amidohydrolase family protein, with the protein product MPHFLHKTLTPVLTLLWLSGLSGLVWAQAESPAEPLDGENGRPLAIGEFRPKATLKVRETNLTHAKFPVVDDHTHFRYRLRHSPEQLDDFVEVMDRNNIAICVSLDGKLGADFDEHAKYLWTKYPDRFLIYANIDWQGDGDPEKPETWACQRPDFARRMTLELAEAKKKGASGLKLFKQFGLGYKDADGSLLKIDDPRWDPIWKACGELGLPVIIHTADPAAFFEPIDKTNERWEELSRHPDWSFYGDQFPSREELLAARNRVIERHPETTFIGAHFANNSEDLGQVAEWLEKYPNLYIEPASRISELGRQPYTAREFFLKYQDRILFGTDGPWPEQRLHYYWRFFETFDEYFPYSEKVPPPQGLWYVYGIKLPDDVLKKIYHGNAAKVIPGVEEKLKKILTNQAAP
- a CDS encoding adenylate/guanylate cyclase domain-containing protein, with protein sequence MAELFARDTLSSQRWRRRLVPNQPFIIGRTTLAFPVAWDKQVSSKHAQLTWNGAQLEVRQFQEAVNPIFFNSQPESTFWLKPGQHFVIGHTEFLLENTEPSFPLPHRSPKTEVTIHPNEIRKAAFRKTPGRIELLTEMVSKMTSCNDHEQLVTITLQQLLEGITHSNDVVLLEQRTRKDKTRFVPIAWDSRDGLSTPGGSSQSLIEHATQSEMCVLHVWSNDPMPSGSDYTQVAGHDWAMCIPLKFQLNKSGALYLSGRRAQLKGNLTEVELLQDDIKFAELVGSTFANLSRNLALERRQSQLNQFFTPGLLEGISSDLESYLSPREADLVILFCDLRGFSAATEEHFDRLIPYLQQTSETLSTITSAILAEQGVIGDFHGDAVMGFWGWPKDTLQQPLGALNAAQKIIRTLAGTDFLCCEKPPQAGIGIAAGRAVAGMIGSRDQVKVTAFGPPVNLAARIEGLTKPLGVPLLLDEAAKQFLQNDPSIPADHFVRLGNFRLAGLKNPTQIYTVQPDKLAWLSEYMQALACFEAGQWAQAIELLQQVPVSFGPRTLLLNQIAEHHGQSPAGWDGVIERRTK
- a CDS encoding protein kinase domain-containing protein; this encodes MSLDETQKQTPGQLSAAKHLSRPKGNPPCEIPGYDLDSLLGRGAYGEVWVATAQNTGRRVAIKIYHHRGALDESFVAAEVEKLVFLSADRYVVQLLEVGWNAEPPYYVMEYLPNGSLEDRLRRGGAMQVDDAIEIFRDVVIGLLHAHGKGIFHCDLKPANILLDQDGKARIADFGQSRLSHDQRPALGTLFFMAPEQADVEATPDVRWDVYALGALLYTMLVGEPPFRSSSSVGEIDSSNGLRDRLQKYRELITASPPPDAHKKIRGVDRELIQIVDRAISADPRHRYHNVQEVLDALNERDRMRYRRPLILLGVLGPAILLMIGLFFAWTNYEFAMKASEKAMVSKAHESNQFAAELAATNVSHAINARFEDVERLAKDKEFQQLFLSTIHDPELEPLLEKLHAVRATGKNQSPDRVQFQQHPARQALQQRIMDQFNLPSQANTSSWFVIDSHGIQLASSYDANLAMTPIGGYFGYRTYFHGGSEDLSPTAPTPPPIESTHLSAVFRSTASGTWKVAMSTPIRHEGKIIGVVAMSVDVGKFTGLEPAEHQFAILVDGRDAPTHGVILQHPLFDKLLENHEMVPLRFSEDPQFRVQLSQFETGTPVVGKDPIGRDELGAAYDRDWIFAAQGVSMPTRPGPAAPQQDSTGLVVVVQEEHAFAVKPIFELGSQLSRQGILAAILIIVVVLTLWYFVVRALRRVPVGAHATGDTSSIIPPHEQTTIALPVRNTTPK